The Zalophus californianus isolate mZalCal1 chromosome 7, mZalCal1.pri.v2, whole genome shotgun sequence genome includes a region encoding these proteins:
- the LOC113928028 gene encoding uncharacterized protein LOC113928028, giving the protein MAPSPPKKIRKQPGSLGQGRHTGFSVWAGLVPKTPGRWSPGAGAPRGFLGTVVLSRALSGPGGCASLGEATSPVPEGRATARVVPAREGGQGRVEPGAAPGGKFLCEAEIGPVCQPSVCAAAARAGPGGRAAACPPLWNREPGLQRSSLRFWKKTRAKEYILKPLRSKPPVVALPGKFRIKGRTVAQKNGLPGPRLRRLKRWLCGLLELLCLPHLAHVQNMRNVADVFVRVPPTEYIPVQLDSSGSQISTRH; this is encoded by the exons ATGGCCCCATCACCGCCCAAGAAGATCCGGAAACAACC CGGAAGCTTGGGGCAGGGACGTCACACAGGGTTCTCGGTGTGGGCGGGGCTTGTCCCTAAGACTCCTGGGAGATGGAGTCCGGGAGCCGGGGCGCCGCGGGGCTTTCTGGGAACTGTAGTTCTCAGCCGTGCTCTCAGCGGGCCGGGAGGGTGCGCGTCGCTCGGAGAGGCCACCTCCCCTGTGCCGGAGGGACGCGCGACTGCGCGCGTTGTGCCAGCCCGCGAAGGAGGCCAAGGCCGTGTAGAGCCGGGTGCCGCCCCGGGAGGCAAGTTCCTGTGTGAGGCTGAAATCGGGCCCGTCTGCCAGCCCAGCGTCTGCGCAGCTGCGGCCCGGGCGGGACCGGGAGGCCGAGCGGCCGCGTGCCCGCCGCTCTGGAACCGCGAACCTGGCCTACAGCGTTCCAGCCTGAGGTTTTGGAAGAAGACCCGCGCGAAGGAGTATATCCTGAAGCCGCTGAGGTCGAAGCCACCTGTGGTTGCTTTACCAGGGAAATTTAGGATTAAG GGACGCACGGTAGCACAGAAGAATGGGCTCCCCGGCCCCAGGCTTCGCAGACTCAAGCGCTGGCTCTGTGGCCTGCTGGAACTACTATGCCTGCCTCACCTTGCTCATGTTCAAAATATGCGTAACGTCGCGGACGTCTTCGTTAGGGTTCCACCGACTGAGTACATTCCTGTACAGCTTGACAGCAGTGGCTCCCAGATAAGCACTCGGCATTAG